In Acidisarcina polymorpha, the DNA window GCAGATGATCGTCGAGCAATCGAGCCTCTCCTCGCTTCGCCAGATCTATGGGGATGGCAATGTGCGAGTGCGCGCTGCACAGGCGCGCATCGGCGTCCTCCAGGGCGAGCTCACGAAGATGAGTGGGACATCTGCGCCCCTATCCACCACCGAAGCCTCACCGGCTGGAGATGAGGGTAGCTCCAACAACGAACTCTACCCGCCGCTCCGTCAACTGCCGCGTCTTGCTGTCCCTTTCGCCGATCTCTATCGCAAGGTCCAGGTTCAGGAAACTGTATTCGAATTGCTCACCCAGCAATACGAACTCGCCCGCATTCAGGAGGCGAAAGATGTTCCAGTAGTGAGCGTCATCGACTCGCCAGGCATCCCCGAGAAGAAGTCGTTTCCTCCGCGCCTGCTTCTCACCCTGCTGCTCACACTGCTCGCCACGGCGGCGGCCTCGGCGGCCTTGCTCTTCCGTCACCGCTGGTCGCAGGTAGGTCCGGCGGATCCGCGCAAGTTGCTTGCAGACCAGATCGTCGGCAGCCTGCAGGCACGACTGACCAACGGACGAAGTGGAGAGCCCCGGTGAGGGAGCAGCTAACCAATGCGGCCTATGGTGTGTTGGACTACGCCGCATATCCGATCGGCATGTTACTCGTCGCTCCCATCGTTCTCCGCTACATGGGAGCGCCGCGCTATGGAGTATGGACGGTCGCCACTGCTGCAGTGAGCATGGGCAGCATCATCGCTTCTGGTTTCGGAGACGCGAACATTCAGCATGTTGCACGACAACGTGGGCTTGGCCGTCACGCCACACTGATACGCGCGGTGCGTAGCATGATCGGCATCAACCTGGTCCTCGGCACCGCGTTGGCGATCATCGCATGGATGCTCGCGCCTTATGCCTCCAGGCATCTGGCTCCTTTAGAGCCAGCCCTGCAGCGGGATTGCCTCTGGTCGCTGCGCCTCGCGAGTATCGTGCTGTGGATTCGCACGCTCGAGAGCGTCTGCATCAGCACACAACGGGCATTCGAACGCTATGGAGCGGCGGTACGCGTAAGCATCGTTGCGCGTGTGCTCTCCCTGGCCGTGGCCGCGGGGCTCGCCTGCATCGGCGAAAGCGTTGGCGCGATCGTAGCGGCAACCGCGATACTCGCTTTGTTCGGGACTTTGCTGCAATACGTCCATCTCTGGCGCATGCTTAAGACCGATTCGCTGCTTCCCTCTTTCGACCGGGAGGCAATGAAAGCACTGCTGAGCTTCGGCGCCTTCAGCTGGCTCCAGGCGGTCTCGGGCGTCGTCTTCAGCCAGGTCGACCGCCTCATGCTCGGCGTCTCCTTGGGAGCCGTCGCAGTCGCTTCGTATGCCCTCTGCGCCCAGATGGCACAGCCTGTTTATGGATTCGCTGCGTCCGGGCTGCACTTCCTTTTTCCCTATTTAGCCGGACGAACCACTTCAGGGCCTCCAACCCACTTGCGCAATGCAATAGCGATTGCCTTCGCGGCGAACTTGCTCTTCGTCGCCGCGGCGACGGTGACGCTGCTTGCGTTTGGTCCGCATATCCTGCGGGCGTGGGCAGGCCCGGCAATCGCAGAGAGTTCCGCGCCCATATTCTCGACCATCGTGTGGAGCTCGGCGCTCTTAGGCGTGAACGTAACCGGAACATATGCTTTATTCGCCCTTGGCCGGGTACAGATCGTCACCTGGCTGAACTTGGCGGGTGGAGCATCCATGCTGTTGCTGATGGTGTGGCTGGTGCCTCGCTTCGGGGTTATTGGCCTGGCGTGGGCGAGACTCTGCTATGGCTCTATAACGCTGCTTATCTATTTGCCTCTTCTACGTTTGCTTAGCCCGCAATCCCAACCGCAGCCGTTGTTGTCTGCTGTCCCCAAGGTCTACGAGGAAGCATGACGACCAGCGTACCCACCGCACAGTCAGCCAACGTCTTCCTCGACGAGACTCATGCCGCCTCCGCAGCGGCAGTGCCCCTCGCCACCTGGATCGGTTTCTATTTTTCGTTTCGGCTATTTTTTGTGCTGCTGGCTGTACGTGTCTTCGGCCAGGATGCTCAGGTAGGCGTCGCTGCCAGTCTGGCAATCAATTATCTTTTCCTCCTCGTTGCCGCCACCTATGCGTTCGGACCCGCGCCAAGAACCCTACGTTCCCTGATGAACTTGCCCTGCCTCAAGTGGGTGATTGTGTATCTTGGCTTCACCGGCATCAGCCTATTCTGGAGCATTACATCTTCGCTGCCGGCGGCGGCCGCCTTCTGGTGCGCTATGGTGGCAGATACGGCAGTCGTCTTGTTGCTGTTGCGCAGCGACCCCGTTGACGCCGTCGTCAACTCGCTGATGCGCGGCTATGTTTGGGCAAGTTGCTTGATCGCTGCCATCGCTTGGATGCTGCCCGCACAGTCGGACCTTCGTCTCGGCGATGAAGAACTCCTGGGCCCCAACCAGATTGGCTGGGTTTGCGCCTTCGCCTTCTTCTTCGCGCAATACCTCATGCGGAACAAAGCTGGGAACTGGACAGCTCAGGCTTTCCTGCTCGCCATTACTTTGCTTCGGAGCCTTAGTAAGACCACCATCATCGCTTTCCTTGCGGCTCAGCTCTACATTCTCCTACGCGACCGTTCAATGAGTCGCCGAACGAAAGCAATGTTCACTCTTGCTGCGGTGCTCGTAGTAGTCGCGTTCTCAAGCCTGCTCACGAACTACTACGACGTATACACGAATGCTGGAACCGAATCTGAAACGCTGACGGGTCGGTTGGGCATCTGGGCCTATTTCCTGAGTGAAGCCATCGATAAGCCCTGGCTCGGTCATGGCTTTCACTCGGTCTGGCTTGTGATTCCACCCTTCTATGATGGTTTCCAAGCTCGTCATGCTCATAACGAGCTGCTGCAGCAGTTCTATGCCTATGGAGCAGCCGGCATCTTCATGCTGGTAGCGGCTTATGGCAGCGTGTTGCGTCAATCACGCAGGCTCACCGACGCTTCTTTGAGGACCTTCCTGATCGGGATGCTGATCTTCGCTGTAGTCCGCGGACTTGCGGACACGGAGGCATTCGACCTTTCTCTTCCCACCTGGTTTATTGCGATCATCGGCGCCCTGATCGAACAATCTCGGCAAAGAGATCAGCAGAGTTTCAGCCGGGGAACGGCATGAGAGTCGTCATCGCCCTGGCCTCGTCGAGCCGCCAGCTTTCCGGTGTGCAGCGCCACGCGATCAACGTGGCACGATGCCTGCTCACGACCAGCGACGTCTCTGCTGTTCATCTTATCGCTGCACCGTGGCAGCAGGAGTTTCTTGAGGATTGCGTTCAGGATTCTGATGGTCGCTTATCTATCCACTCCGCGGCCATAGGTGAGAGCGCTCTCAGCCGCAATCGGTGGTACTACACGCGGCTTCCGCAGCTCGCCGCCGAGTTGAAGGTGGATATCGCCCATCTCGCCTATCCGGCGCCAGTTAAAACCAAGGCATTCCCTTGTCCGGCGGTTGTGACCTTGCACGACCTTTATCCCTATGACATTCAAGAAAACTTTGGGTTCCCAAAGGTATTGTTCAATCGCCTCGTTCTAGGACAATGCCTCTCAGGCGTGGACGCAGTCGCGTGTGTCTCTCATGGCACCCTCTCCCGGATGCGCCATTTCTACCCTGGGCTGGCAGAAGCGAAGGCCGTTGTTATCTCGAATTGTGTCGAGTCATATTCGGCGGCCACCGGCGATTCTTCGTTTCTGAAGACAGGTGAGAAACCGTTTCTTCTCTGTGTTGCCCAACACCGTCGCAATAAGAACATCCTCTTCCTTCTCCGGATCTTCAAACGCATGCTTAGTTCGGGGCAGCTCTCGCGAGAGACGCGGCTTGTCATCATTGGCATTCCAGGGCCGGAGACGAAGCGCATCCTACACTTCCTCGCCGCGGAAGACCTCACCTCGAACGTCAAGTTGGTAAGCGGGGTCTCCGAAGCGGAGTTGCAATGGTGCTACCGGAATTGCGAGCTGCTGCTGGCTCCATCGATCGTCGAGGGTTTTGGCCTTCCTATTGCCGAAGCTCTGCTTGCCGGTTGTCGCATCATCTGCTCCGACCTACCGGTTTTTCGCGAGGTAGGCGGCGATCACTGCCGCTACATTCCCTTGGGCTCTGCGGCGGAGCAAGCATTCGTCGACGCCATCTGCCATGCCCTTAGCCAACCCGTTCCCGCTCCTGTTTCACTGCCGCAACTATCGGCGTCTGTCATAGGAAACCAATATATGAAGCTCTACCAGTCTCTCCAACTACAAGAGAGGCGTGGATGCGCAGACCTCCGGCCTGCATCGATGCAAGACACACAAAGGAAAGCGTAAGCATGATTTCCACCAAACCGGCTGCCGCGGCAAGAGTGCTTGGCGTCGCTGTCGAAGCCCTCAACATGAATCTCGCCTTAGAGCGTATCGCGGGCGAACTCCACGAACGTCGCAAAGGATATATCTGTCTCACCGGCGTTCACGGCATTATGGAGGCCCAACGCGATCCGCGTCTTGCCGAAATTTATGCCTCGGCCGCAATGACTGTCCCGGATGGCGCGCCAACCGTATGGGTAGGTCGTTGGCAAGGCCATAGCTCGATGCAGCGAGTCGCAGGACCTGAACTCATGCTCGAGTTGATGCGCCGCAAGGAATTCGCGGGCTACACCCACTTTCTGTATGGCGGCGAAGAAGGCGTAGCGCAGCGGCTGCGCCAGCAACTGACACTCCGCTTCCCATGGGTCCGCATCGCCGGTACCTTTACGCCCCCGTTCCGGGATCTGAACGAAGTCGAGGAGGACGCGCTCCTCGCTGCGGTCGACGAGCTAAGACCCGATATCATCTGGGTAGGCATTAGCACCCCGAAACAAGAGCGCTTTATGCATCGCTACTTGCATCGATTGAATACGACTCTTATGTTCGGTGTGGGTGCAGCCTTCGATTACCATACCGGTCGAATACAGGACGCTCCACAGTGGATCAAGGTTATTGGTATGCAGTGGCTACATCGGCTGGTTCAGGACCCACGACGCCTGTGGAAGCGATACCTGCGTAATAACTCGTCTTTTCTCTGGAACATTGCCCTGCAGCTTACCGGCTTGCGAGATTACCCGCCTATCCACAACGAGGTCGAAAGCTGGCGTGCGATCCAGCCTTCTGAAGTATCGAAGGCAGGATGAAACTCCTCTTTTAAGCCGCAAGCACAGGCATCAATCCGTAGGCCTATCGGCCTTGTTCTTCGCCTGCAGGGTTTCCAATAGATGTCGAGTGTAGAGTCCGGTGGCAATAAAACTTGCTTGCTGCTGAACCATTTCGTAGAGCACTTCCTCGCCAATCCGGTCGATCGAGGTAACATCGGTGAGGTCGACAACACGCAGCCGCCGACATCCCTGACTCGGTGAGTTTCGCCACCTCTCACTCAACTCCGCGGCAAACTCTCCAACTAGCTGGCCCTGAAGGACCCATCTCTCTCCCGATGGGTTCTGAACGACTGTAATTCTCAACATGTCTTCTTTGGCGCCGCACCGGCAAACAACATCGTCGCATTCAATGGAACTGTACCTGACGTTCTGCAATATCCAGAGAACTCGATGTCAATGTTTACGCAATCGGGTGACCAAAAACAGGAACTTTAGTGACCACTCTTGATTTGGATAATAGCCGAGGGTTTAGACCAAAGTAGGGGCGCAAATCCTCACTAAGCCTTACACCTGCTGCTGAATTATTGGCACGCCGTCAGCATATTGGCACCGCTTAACGCTGGTTTGGTCGCGCGATTCCAAGCTTTCGCATACGAAATTGCAGGGTTGGCCGCTTAATGCCCAGGCGAGCGGCGGCGCCGTTGGGTCCTGAGAAGACCCAGTTGCTTTGCTCAAGAACGTGAAGAATATGGCGCCTCTCGATCTCTTCTAGCGTCGTCACTCCGTTGCTCTCAGTAGGACGGGACTTTAGATCGGCAACTGGCACTTTCAACTCCCTGCCGGTAGAAAGAATTACCGCCCTCTCGATAACATTTTGCAGCTCACGAATATTACCCGGCCACGGGTAGCGAACAATGCAATTCATGGTGT includes these proteins:
- a CDS encoding oligosaccharide flippase family protein, which encodes MREQLTNAAYGVLDYAAYPIGMLLVAPIVLRYMGAPRYGVWTVATAAVSMGSIIASGFGDANIQHVARQRGLGRHATLIRAVRSMIGINLVLGTALAIIAWMLAPYASRHLAPLEPALQRDCLWSLRLASIVLWIRTLESVCISTQRAFERYGAAVRVSIVARVLSLAVAAGLACIGESVGAIVAATAILALFGTLLQYVHLWRMLKTDSLLPSFDREAMKALLSFGAFSWLQAVSGVVFSQVDRLMLGVSLGAVAVASYALCAQMAQPVYGFAASGLHFLFPYLAGRTTSGPPTHLRNAIAIAFAANLLFVAAATVTLLAFGPHILRAWAGPAIAESSAPIFSTIVWSSALLGVNVTGTYALFALGRVQIVTWLNLAGGASMLLLMVWLVPRFGVIGLAWARLCYGSITLLIYLPLLRLLSPQSQPQPLLSAVPKVYEEA
- a CDS encoding O-antigen ligase family protein; the encoded protein is MTTSVPTAQSANVFLDETHAASAAAVPLATWIGFYFSFRLFFVLLAVRVFGQDAQVGVAASLAINYLFLLVAATYAFGPAPRTLRSLMNLPCLKWVIVYLGFTGISLFWSITSSLPAAAAFWCAMVADTAVVLLLLRSDPVDAVVNSLMRGYVWASCLIAAIAWMLPAQSDLRLGDEELLGPNQIGWVCAFAFFFAQYLMRNKAGNWTAQAFLLAITLLRSLSKTTIIAFLAAQLYILLRDRSMSRRTKAMFTLAAVLVVVAFSSLLTNYYDVYTNAGTESETLTGRLGIWAYFLSEAIDKPWLGHGFHSVWLVIPPFYDGFQARHAHNELLQQFYAYGAAGIFMLVAAYGSVLRQSRRLTDASLRTFLIGMLIFAVVRGLADTEAFDLSLPTWFIAIIGALIEQSRQRDQQSFSRGTA
- a CDS encoding glycosyltransferase family 4 protein is translated as MRVVIALASSSRQLSGVQRHAINVARCLLTTSDVSAVHLIAAPWQQEFLEDCVQDSDGRLSIHSAAIGESALSRNRWYYTRLPQLAAELKVDIAHLAYPAPVKTKAFPCPAVVTLHDLYPYDIQENFGFPKVLFNRLVLGQCLSGVDAVACVSHGTLSRMRHFYPGLAEAKAVVISNCVESYSAATGDSSFLKTGEKPFLLCVAQHRRNKNILFLLRIFKRMLSSGQLSRETRLVIIGIPGPETKRILHFLAAEDLTSNVKLVSGVSEAELQWCYRNCELLLAPSIVEGFGLPIAEALLAGCRIICSDLPVFREVGGDHCRYIPLGSAAEQAFVDAICHALSQPVPAPVSLPQLSASVIGNQYMKLYQSLQLQERRGCADLRPASMQDTQRKA
- a CDS encoding WecB/TagA/CpsF family glycosyltransferase, coding for MISTKPAAAARVLGVAVEALNMNLALERIAGELHERRKGYICLTGVHGIMEAQRDPRLAEIYASAAMTVPDGAPTVWVGRWQGHSSMQRVAGPELMLELMRRKEFAGYTHFLYGGEEGVAQRLRQQLTLRFPWVRIAGTFTPPFRDLNEVEEDALLAAVDELRPDIIWVGISTPKQERFMHRYLHRLNTTLMFGVGAAFDYHTGRIQDAPQWIKVIGMQWLHRLVQDPRRLWKRYLRNNSSFLWNIALQLTGLRDYPPIHNEVESWRAIQPSEVSKAG